From the genome of Candidatus Tanganyikabacteria bacterium:
GTACGGGGCGTCCAGATCGATCTTGCCGGCCTCCGCCAGTTGCAGCACCACCGTGGCCGTGATGGGCTTGGTGACCGACCCGACGCGGAACGCCGTCTGGCTCGTGGCCTTTCGCCCGGCCTCCCGGTCGAAGTAGCCGAAGCCGGCCGAGCGCACCGTATCGCCCTCGACGACCGCGACGGCCGCTCCCACGACGCCGCTGTCACGCATCTGCGCCTGCACGTAGGCTTCGAGTTCGCGCCACGCGCCCTCCCGATCGCCGATCTGCACCGCCCGCAGGGCGGGAGCGCACGCCGCGAGGGCGGCGACGAGGGCTAGCGGCAGGAGGGTCTGGCGCATCCCATGATGCTAGATCAGATCGTACTGCTGCATGATGCGGATGAGGCTCTGCGCGTAGACCGGACTGGTCGCGTAGATGCCGTGGATGTTCTTGGCGAAGTTGACCGGCGAGCGGTCGCGCTTGAAGCCCGCGAGGGCCTTGTCGTAGTACCCGTTGTGGAACAACTTCCCGTGCAGGGAGACCGCCTCGTAGAAGTCGTGGTACCTGGCGAACTTCGCGGTGATCGTGATGTAGCGGCCATTGACGTACTCCTGGGTCTTGACCGCCACGCTGCCGGCCGGGCCCGTGCCCTTGATGCCGAAGATGTTGTAGCCGCCGATGGCGTGCTTGCCCCAGCCGCTTTCCAGGGCCGCCTGGGCGAGCGTGATCTGCCAGGGCACGCCGTACTTCTGCTCGGCTTCGACGGCCGCGGGCTTCAGCGCGGCGAAGAAGCGGTCCTTGTCGGTGGCCCCCCATTGCGCCAGTTGCGCCGGAGTGACCTTCCGCAAGGCGTCGGGCGAGCCGAGGTCGGCGGGCGGCTTTGGCTTGGCGACCGTGATGCCCAGGTGGCTCCAGGTCTCGGGCCCCACGATGCCGTCCACCGAGATGCGCTCGGCGCGCTGGAATGCCTTCACGGCCTGCTGCGTCCTGGGGCCGAACTCGCCGTCGATGGGCCCGGGGTCGAAGCCGAGTTCCTCGAGGCGCCGCTGCAGGACCTTGACGGCCTCGCCGCTGGAGCCGCGGCGCAGCAGCGGTCCCGAGCCCTTGCGCGCTGCGGGTGGCGCCGGCTCGGGCTTCGGGCCTGGCTGCGGCTTCGGCTTGGGTCCCGGCTTGGGCTTCGGCTTGCCCCCGGGTTTGCTGCCACCCGGGGGCTGCGGGCCCGGTGGCGGGTTAGCCGGCCCCGGGAGCGGGCCGAGCGGCA
Proteins encoded in this window:
- a CDS encoding glucosaminidase domain-containing protein, with amino-acid sequence MDARAARAPSSTCRLGPGVSGLLACRSGTRSGGVAGGGPAGVATALAPDPGLLGAIGSALWDLLSRLARFVRNLWNPAPGNPAPGPDPGIPPPGAYPGAPPPTDLPLGPLPGPANPPPGPQPPGGSKPGGKPKPKPGPKPKPQPGPKPEPAPPAARKGSGPLLRRGSSGEAVKVLQRRLEELGFDPGPIDGEFGPRTQQAVKAFQRAERISVDGIVGPETWSHLGITVAKPKPPADLGSPDALRKVTPAQLAQWGATDKDRFFAALKPAAVEAEQKYGVPWQITLAQAALESGWGKHAIGGYNIFGIKGTGPAGSVAVKTQEYVNGRYITITAKFARYHDFYEAVSLHGKLFHNGYYDKALAGFKRDRSPVNFAKNIHGIYATSPVYAQSLIRIMQQYDLI